A genomic segment from Hypanus sabinus isolate sHypSab1 chromosome 8, sHypSab1.hap1, whole genome shotgun sequence encodes:
- the LOC132398405 gene encoding transmembrane protein 213-like: MDLSSLSRLLINPTHLVLFWVSAAIEQGSASLEYNFSLNNSMTHNMDRCEQYFQNGQDLCAVTKSCCQTGVDEYGWIAAAVGWSLWFLTLILVCVNKVAKLRPDESQKYPSA; encoded by the exons ATGGATCTCAGTTCACTGAGCCGTCTCCTTATAAACCCCACTCACCTGGTCCTGTTCTGGGTATCTGCTGCAATTG AACAAGGATCTGCCTCACTTGAATACAACTTCAGTTTAAACAATTCAATGACCCACAACATGGATCGGTGTGAACAGT ATTTTCAGAATGGCCAGGATCTTTGTGCAGTAACAAAATCGTGCTGTCAGACAGGAGTGGATGAATACGGCTGGATTGCTGCGGCTGTCGGTTGGAGTCTTTGGTTTCTCACCCTCATCCTTGTCTGTGTGAATAAAGTAGCAAAGCTGAGGCCGGATGAGTCACAGAAGTACCCTTCAGCCTAA